Proteins from a genomic interval of Zingiber officinale cultivar Zhangliang chromosome 2A, Zo_v1.1, whole genome shotgun sequence:
- the LOC122043918 gene encoding uncharacterized protein LOC122043918, translating into MAEKIAARRRYRPIGRMYTLLRCIEALATLILLSWSSVRLPAALKLALDLSVRLLTLLRGHRFVFFLGNAIVLTLLALSGRHSTSSSCGSDVYDQFLARKSRAPPVVAEVLPEKTEEIISISPADVEKKEKKTCRRTRSGKMERRLTKPDLRRSASAISGGEATAAKGYNEEADEFRRMVESFIATQQKRFHREESMAVFVSNEEQTQASLVPCS; encoded by the coding sequence ATGGCGGAGAAGATCGCAGCCCGGCGCCGCTACCGCCCAATCGGCCGCATGTACACGCTCCTCCGCTGCATCGAGGCCCTTGCCACGCTCATACTCCTCTCATGGTCCTCCGTCCGCCTCCCTGCCGCCTTAAAGCTCGCCCTCGACCTCTCGGTCCGCCTCCTCACTCTCCTCCGCGGTCACCGCTTCGTCTTCTTCCTTGGAAACGCTATCGTCCTCACCCTCCTCGCCCTTTCCGGCCGTCATTCCACCTCCAGCTCCTGCGGGAGCGACGTCTACGATCAGTTCCTCGCGCGCAAAAGCAGGGCGCCGCCGGTGGTGGCGGAAGTACTGCCAGAGAAGACGGAGGAGATTATATCTATATCTCCCGCGGAcgtggaaaaaaaagaaaagaaaacgtgCCGGAGGACCAGGTCGGGGAAGATGGAGCGTCGCCTGACTAAGCCGGATCTCCGACGATCTGCATCAGCGATCTCCGGTGGGGAGGCGACGGCTGCAAAGGGGTATAACGAAGAGGCTGACGAATTCCGGCGGATGGTAGAGTCGTTTATCGCAACGCAGCAGAAAAGGTTTCACCGCGAGGAATCCATGGCCGTATTTGTCTCCAACGAAGAACAAACACAGGCTTCCCTTGTACCTTGTTCCTGA